In a single window of the Podarcis raffonei isolate rPodRaf1 chromosome 14, rPodRaf1.pri, whole genome shotgun sequence genome:
- the USP8 gene encoding ubiquitin carboxyl-terminal hydrolase 8 isoform X1 has protein sequence MPAVASVPKDLYLCTSLKDLNKKTEVKADKTSTKSYVQSALKIFKAAEECRLDRDEEKAYVLYMKYVTVYNLIKKRTDFKQQQDYFHSMLGPTNIKKAIEEAERLSESLKLRYEEAEVRKKLEEKERQEEQQLKKQELKDDAKVLAKTSSEDSSDPKGKNQMINGEKKSSTEIKNQPETGTITAEELFKMMMDKSIKLMIMDARCLKDYQESCIANSVCVPEEAISPGVTANRIEAKLPDTSKEPWKERGQVDYVVLLDWFSSAKDLQLGTPLRSLKDALFKWESKAVLKNEPLVLEGGYENWLLCYPQYTTNAKVTPPQHDRNEAVSVSLDFTYPSLEEPAPPPVPVVHVKPSVVEVTERPNIANDQEERVDTFQPPAPCGSTATPAKSENLPAIVQPVSAVKIIPQIDRTKKPSAKIPDADNRPRAESPTIGKQLISNGRVVPDRSTKPPLDAKASLREEEKGHLPAEKASQLEKSKQEKELQEKQQEEQREKLRQEKQVQEQRAREEQREKEGKEHLQKAKDKEKGEKDQPSSKGAAEKQEVENAPKELTDMKKGSRTENESPEVRKPDTDKIVVSEKDKVTWTPEMQRRRFAEESRASMRVDSGSGKQTGVTGQPERDTPKPEAIRDDTEQDSEKNKSQREPLTRARSEEMGRIIPGLPLGWVKFLEPVTGTFRYYHTPTNTVHMYPPEMTQSATPPSTPPTHKPKTQAVDQREREHSKLKRSYSSPDITQAIQEEETKKITVKPTINRENKPVSYPKTEISRLSASQIRNLNPVFGGMGPALTGLRNLGNTCYMNSVLQCLCNAPHLADYFNRNLYQDDINRSNFLGHKGEIAEEFGIIVKALWTGQYRYISPKDFKFTIGKINDQFAGYSQQDSQELLLFLMDGLHEDLNKADNRKRYKEENNDNLDDFKAAELAWHKHKLLNESIIVALFQGQFKSTVQCLTCHKKSRTFEAFMHLSLPLASTSKCTLQECLRLFSKEEKLTDNNRFHCSHCKTRRDSLKKLEIWKLPPVLLVHLKRFSYDGRWKQKLQSSVDFPLENLDLSQYVIGPKSNLKRYNLFAVSNHYGGLDGGHYTAYCKNAAKQRWFKFDDHEVSDISASSVKSSAAYILLYTSFEQRTADIAT, from the exons ATGCCTGCTGTGGCATCTGTACCTAAAGACCTATACCTCTGCACTTCATTGAAAGATCTTAACAAAAAGACAGAAGTAAAAGCTGATAAAACAAGTACTAAGAG TTATGTACAGAGTGCCCTCAAGATCTTCAAAGCAGCTGAGGAGTGCCGTTTGGACAGAGATGAAGAGAAGGCCTATGTACTTTACATGAAGTATGTGACTGTGTATAATCTCATTAAGAAGAGGACAGATTTCAAACAGCAACAA GATTACTTTCATTCAATGCTTGGACCTACAAACATAAAAAAGGCTATTGAAGAAGCTGAAAGACTTTCAGAAAGCCTTAAACTCAG ATATGAAGAAGCCGAAGTGCGGAAGaaactggaagaaaaggaaaggcaAGAGGAGCAACAGTTGAAAAAGCAGGAATTGAAAGATGATGCAAAAGTTTTAGCCAAAACCTCTTCAGAAGATTCATCAGATCCCAAAGGAAAAAATCAAATG ATCAATGGTGAGAAGAAGAGTTCAACAGAAATAAAGAACCAGCCTGAAACCG GAACAATCACAGCAGAGGAATTGTTTAAAATGATGATGGACAAAAGCATTAAGTTGATGATTATGGATGCTCGGTGCTTGAAGGATTACCAGGAGTCCTGCATTGCAAACTCTGTCTGTGTTCCAGAAGAAGCTATCAGTCCTGG AGTCACTGCTAACAGGATTGAGGCTAAACTCCCAGATACATCTaaagaaccatggaaggagagagGACAAGTTGATTATGTTGTTCTTCTTGACTGGTTTAGTTCGGCCAAAGACTTGCAATTAGGAACACCTCTGCGGAGCCTCAAAGATGCCCTTTTCAAG TGGGAAAGTAAAGCTGTACTGAAGAATGAGCCCTTGGTCTTGGAAGGGGGTTATGAGAACTGGCTCCTTTGCTATCCCCAGTATACAACAAATGCCAAAGTAACTCCACCGCAACATGACAGGAATGAAGCCGTTTCTGTCTCTC TGGATTTTACTTACCCATCTTTGGAAGAACCAGCTCCACCTCCAGTACCTGTTGTCCATGTAAAACCTTCTGTGGTGGAAGTTACCGAAAGACCTAATATTGCAAATGATCAAGAGGAGAGAGTGGACACGTTTCAACCACCAGCTCCTTGTGGATCAACTGCTACTCCTGCTAAGTCTGAAAACCTACCTGCCATAGTCCAACCAGTGTCTGCAGTAAAGATTATTCCTCAG ATTGATCGTACAAAAAAGCCTTCAGCAAAAATACCAGACGCTGATAACAGGCCAAGAGCTGAAAGCCCAACCATTGGCAAGCAGCTCATTTCAAATGGCAGAGTGGTTCCAGATCGTTCCACAAAGCCTCCCTTGGATGCTAAGGCCAGTCTGCGAGAGGAGGAGAAAGGCCACCTACCAGCGGAAAAGGCTTCCCAGTtggaaaaaagcaagcaagaaaaagaaCTGCAGGAGAAGCAACAGGAAGAACAGAGGGAGAAGCTGAGGCAGGAGAAGCAAGTACAAGAGCAGAGAGCGAGAGAGGagcagagggagaaggaaggcaaGGAGCACCTCCAGAAAGCAAAAGATaaagagaagggagaaaaagaCCAGCCGTCCAGCAAAGGGGCAGCTGAGAAGCAAGAGGTGGAGAATGCGCCCAAGGAGCTCACAGACATgaaaaaaggaagcagaactgaaaATGAATCCCCTGAAGTCAGAAAACCAGACACTGACAAAATAGTTGTAAGTGAAAAGGACAAGGTTACCTGGACACCAGAAATGCAGAGGCGCAGATTTGCAGAGGAGTCCCGGGCGTCCATGAGGGTGGATTCTGGCTCGGGCAAG CAGACTGGGGTTACAGGACAACCAGAAAGAGACACCCCAAAGCCAGAAGCCATTAGAGATGATACTGAACAAGACTctgaaaaaaataaa tctcagcgGGAGCCACTAACAAGGGCACGGAGTGAGGAGATGGGGAGGATAATACCAGGATTGCCACTTGGTTGGGTCAAG TTTCTGGAGCCAGTCACTGGGACTTTTCGTTACTACCACACTCCAACAAATACAGTTCACATGTATCCACCAGAAATGACTCAGTCCGCCACTCCACCATCGACCCCGCCAACACATAAACCAAAGACTCAGGCTGTTGATCAGCGAGAAAGGGAACATTCCAAATTGAAGCGCTCTTACTCCTCGCCAGACATAACCCAGGCTATTCAAGAGGAAGAGACAAAGAAAATCACCGTCAAGCCTACTATCAACCGTGAGAACAA ACCAGTAAGCTATCCTAAAACTGAAATCTCAAGGCTCTCTGCGTCTCAGATTCGTAATCTCAACCCTGTATTTGGCGGAATGGGACCAGCTCTGACCGGCCTCCGTAATTTGGGGAACACTTGCTATATGAACTCTGTGTTACAGTGCCTGTGTAATGCACCACACCTGGCTGATTATTTCAACAGAAACTTGTATCAAGATGATATCAaccg GTCAAATTTCTTAGGGCACAAAGGTGAAATTGCTGAGGAGTTTGGCATTATCGTGAAAGCTCTCTGGACCGGACAATACAGATATATCAGTCCAAAAGATTTTAAATTTACCATTGGGAAGATCAATGACCAATTTGCAGGGTACAGCCAGCAAGACTCTCAAGAATTGCTTCTGTTCTTAATGGATGGTCTACATGAAGATTTAAATAAA GCTGACAACAGAAAACGTTACAAAGAAGAAAATAATGATAATCTGGATGACTTCAAAGCGGCGGAACTTGCGTGGCACAAACACAAACTGCTCAATGAATCGATTATCGTTGCTCTCTTCCAAGGCCAGTTCAAATCCACAGTTCAGTGTCTTACGTGTCACAAAAAGTCTCGGACCTTTGAGGCTTTTATGCATTTGTCCTTGCCACTTGCATCTACCAGTAAATGCACCCTACAG gaaTGCCTTAGATTattctccaaagaagaaaaacTGACAGATAACAATAGATTTCATTGTAGTCATTGCAAAACCCGAAGAGATTCTTTGAAAAAATTAGAAATCTGGAAGCTGCCTCCTGTTTTGTTAGTGCACTTGAAGCG GTTTTCTTACGATGGacgatggaagcaaaagcttcagTCATCAGTGGACTTCCCATTGGAAAACCTTGACTTATCGCAATATGTTATTGGCCCAAAGAGTAACTTGAAGAGATATAACCTGTTTGCAGTATCT AATCATTACGGAGGGCTGGATGGAGGACATTACACAGCCTActgcaaaaatgctgccaaacagcGATGGTTTAAGTTTGATGATCATGAAGTCTCGGACATCTCTGCATCCTCTGTGAAATCCTCAGCTGCTTATATCCTCCTTTACACTTCTTTTGAACAGCGAACCGCCGATATAGCCACATAA
- the USP8 gene encoding ubiquitin carboxyl-terminal hydrolase 8 isoform X3, translating to MPAVASVPKDLYLCTSLKDLNKKTEVKADKTSTKSYVQSALKIFKAAEECRLDRDEEKAYVLYMKYVTVYNLIKKRTDFKQQQDYFHSMLGPTNIKKAIEEAERLSESLKLRYEEAEVRKKLEEKERQEEQQLKKQELKDDAKVLAKTSSEDSSDPKGKNQMINGEKKSSTEIKNQPETGTITAEELFKMMMDKSIKLMIMDARCLKDYQESCIANSVCVPEEAISPGVTANRIEAKLPDTSKEPWKERGQVDYVVLLDWFSSAKDLQLGTPLRSLKDALFKWESKAVLKNEPLVLEGGYENWLLCYPQYTTNAKVTPPQHDRNEAVSVSLDFTYPSLEEPAPPPVPVVHVKPSVVEVTERPNIANDQEERVDTFQPPAPCGSTATPAKSENLPAIVQPVSAVKIIPQIDRTKKPSAKIPDADNRPRAESPTIGKQLISNGRVVPDRSTKPPLDAKASLREEEKGHLPAEKASQLEKSKQEKELQEKQQEEQREKLRQEKQVQEQRAREEQREKEGKEHLQKAKDKEKGEKDQPSSKGAAEKQEVENAPKELTDMKKGSRTENESPEVRKPDTDKIVVSEKDKVTWTPEMQRRRFAEESRASMRVDSGSGKSQREPLTRARSEEMGRIIPGLPLGWVKFLEPVTGTFRYYHTPTNTVHMYPPEMTQSATPPSTPPTHKPKTQAVDQREREHSKLKRSYSSPDITQAIQEEETKKITVKPTINRENKPVSYPKTEISRLSASQIRNLNPVFGGMGPALTGLRNLGNTCYMNSVLQCLCNAPHLADYFNRNLYQDDINRSNFLGHKGEIAEEFGIIVKALWTGQYRYISPKDFKFTIGKINDQFAGYSQQDSQELLLFLMDGLHEDLNKADNRKRYKEENNDNLDDFKAAELAWHKHKLLNESIIVALFQGQFKSTVQCLTCHKKSRTFEAFMHLSLPLASTSKCTLQECLRLFSKEEKLTDNNRFHCSHCKTRRDSLKKLEIWKLPPVLLVHLKRFSYDGRWKQKLQSSVDFPLENLDLSQYVIGPKSNLKRYNLFAVSNHYGGLDGGHYTAYCKNAAKQRWFKFDDHEVSDISASSVKSSAAYILLYTSFEQRTADIAT from the exons ATGCCTGCTGTGGCATCTGTACCTAAAGACCTATACCTCTGCACTTCATTGAAAGATCTTAACAAAAAGACAGAAGTAAAAGCTGATAAAACAAGTACTAAGAG TTATGTACAGAGTGCCCTCAAGATCTTCAAAGCAGCTGAGGAGTGCCGTTTGGACAGAGATGAAGAGAAGGCCTATGTACTTTACATGAAGTATGTGACTGTGTATAATCTCATTAAGAAGAGGACAGATTTCAAACAGCAACAA GATTACTTTCATTCAATGCTTGGACCTACAAACATAAAAAAGGCTATTGAAGAAGCTGAAAGACTTTCAGAAAGCCTTAAACTCAG ATATGAAGAAGCCGAAGTGCGGAAGaaactggaagaaaaggaaaggcaAGAGGAGCAACAGTTGAAAAAGCAGGAATTGAAAGATGATGCAAAAGTTTTAGCCAAAACCTCTTCAGAAGATTCATCAGATCCCAAAGGAAAAAATCAAATG ATCAATGGTGAGAAGAAGAGTTCAACAGAAATAAAGAACCAGCCTGAAACCG GAACAATCACAGCAGAGGAATTGTTTAAAATGATGATGGACAAAAGCATTAAGTTGATGATTATGGATGCTCGGTGCTTGAAGGATTACCAGGAGTCCTGCATTGCAAACTCTGTCTGTGTTCCAGAAGAAGCTATCAGTCCTGG AGTCACTGCTAACAGGATTGAGGCTAAACTCCCAGATACATCTaaagaaccatggaaggagagagGACAAGTTGATTATGTTGTTCTTCTTGACTGGTTTAGTTCGGCCAAAGACTTGCAATTAGGAACACCTCTGCGGAGCCTCAAAGATGCCCTTTTCAAG TGGGAAAGTAAAGCTGTACTGAAGAATGAGCCCTTGGTCTTGGAAGGGGGTTATGAGAACTGGCTCCTTTGCTATCCCCAGTATACAACAAATGCCAAAGTAACTCCACCGCAACATGACAGGAATGAAGCCGTTTCTGTCTCTC TGGATTTTACTTACCCATCTTTGGAAGAACCAGCTCCACCTCCAGTACCTGTTGTCCATGTAAAACCTTCTGTGGTGGAAGTTACCGAAAGACCTAATATTGCAAATGATCAAGAGGAGAGAGTGGACACGTTTCAACCACCAGCTCCTTGTGGATCAACTGCTACTCCTGCTAAGTCTGAAAACCTACCTGCCATAGTCCAACCAGTGTCTGCAGTAAAGATTATTCCTCAG ATTGATCGTACAAAAAAGCCTTCAGCAAAAATACCAGACGCTGATAACAGGCCAAGAGCTGAAAGCCCAACCATTGGCAAGCAGCTCATTTCAAATGGCAGAGTGGTTCCAGATCGTTCCACAAAGCCTCCCTTGGATGCTAAGGCCAGTCTGCGAGAGGAGGAGAAAGGCCACCTACCAGCGGAAAAGGCTTCCCAGTtggaaaaaagcaagcaagaaaaagaaCTGCAGGAGAAGCAACAGGAAGAACAGAGGGAGAAGCTGAGGCAGGAGAAGCAAGTACAAGAGCAGAGAGCGAGAGAGGagcagagggagaaggaaggcaaGGAGCACCTCCAGAAAGCAAAAGATaaagagaagggagaaaaagaCCAGCCGTCCAGCAAAGGGGCAGCTGAGAAGCAAGAGGTGGAGAATGCGCCCAAGGAGCTCACAGACATgaaaaaaggaagcagaactgaaaATGAATCCCCTGAAGTCAGAAAACCAGACACTGACAAAATAGTTGTAAGTGAAAAGGACAAGGTTACCTGGACACCAGAAATGCAGAGGCGCAGATTTGCAGAGGAGTCCCGGGCGTCCATGAGGGTGGATTCTGGCTCGGGCAAG tctcagcgGGAGCCACTAACAAGGGCACGGAGTGAGGAGATGGGGAGGATAATACCAGGATTGCCACTTGGTTGGGTCAAG TTTCTGGAGCCAGTCACTGGGACTTTTCGTTACTACCACACTCCAACAAATACAGTTCACATGTATCCACCAGAAATGACTCAGTCCGCCACTCCACCATCGACCCCGCCAACACATAAACCAAAGACTCAGGCTGTTGATCAGCGAGAAAGGGAACATTCCAAATTGAAGCGCTCTTACTCCTCGCCAGACATAACCCAGGCTATTCAAGAGGAAGAGACAAAGAAAATCACCGTCAAGCCTACTATCAACCGTGAGAACAA ACCAGTAAGCTATCCTAAAACTGAAATCTCAAGGCTCTCTGCGTCTCAGATTCGTAATCTCAACCCTGTATTTGGCGGAATGGGACCAGCTCTGACCGGCCTCCGTAATTTGGGGAACACTTGCTATATGAACTCTGTGTTACAGTGCCTGTGTAATGCACCACACCTGGCTGATTATTTCAACAGAAACTTGTATCAAGATGATATCAaccg GTCAAATTTCTTAGGGCACAAAGGTGAAATTGCTGAGGAGTTTGGCATTATCGTGAAAGCTCTCTGGACCGGACAATACAGATATATCAGTCCAAAAGATTTTAAATTTACCATTGGGAAGATCAATGACCAATTTGCAGGGTACAGCCAGCAAGACTCTCAAGAATTGCTTCTGTTCTTAATGGATGGTCTACATGAAGATTTAAATAAA GCTGACAACAGAAAACGTTACAAAGAAGAAAATAATGATAATCTGGATGACTTCAAAGCGGCGGAACTTGCGTGGCACAAACACAAACTGCTCAATGAATCGATTATCGTTGCTCTCTTCCAAGGCCAGTTCAAATCCACAGTTCAGTGTCTTACGTGTCACAAAAAGTCTCGGACCTTTGAGGCTTTTATGCATTTGTCCTTGCCACTTGCATCTACCAGTAAATGCACCCTACAG gaaTGCCTTAGATTattctccaaagaagaaaaacTGACAGATAACAATAGATTTCATTGTAGTCATTGCAAAACCCGAAGAGATTCTTTGAAAAAATTAGAAATCTGGAAGCTGCCTCCTGTTTTGTTAGTGCACTTGAAGCG GTTTTCTTACGATGGacgatggaagcaaaagcttcagTCATCAGTGGACTTCCCATTGGAAAACCTTGACTTATCGCAATATGTTATTGGCCCAAAGAGTAACTTGAAGAGATATAACCTGTTTGCAGTATCT AATCATTACGGAGGGCTGGATGGAGGACATTACACAGCCTActgcaaaaatgctgccaaacagcGATGGTTTAAGTTTGATGATCATGAAGTCTCGGACATCTCTGCATCCTCTGTGAAATCCTCAGCTGCTTATATCCTCCTTTACACTTCTTTTGAACAGCGAACCGCCGATATAGCCACATAA
- the USP8 gene encoding ubiquitin carboxyl-terminal hydrolase 8 isoform X2 — MPAVASVPKDLYLCTSLKDLNKKTEVKADKTSTKSYVQSALKIFKAAEECRLDRDEEKAYVLYMKYVTVYNLIKKRTDFKQQQDYFHSMLGPTNIKKAIEEAERLSESLKLRYEEAEVRKKLEEKERQEEQQLKKQELKDDAKVLAKTSSEDSSDPKGKNQMINGEKKSSTEIKNQPETGTITAEELFKMMMDKSIKLMIMDARCLKDYQESCIANSVCVPEEAISPGVTANRIEAKLPDTSKEPWKERGQVDYVVLLDWFSSAKDLQLGTPLRSLKDALFKWESKAVLKNEPLVLEGGYENWLLCYPQYTTNAKVTPPQHDRNEAVSVSLDFTYPSLEEPAPPPVPVVHVKPSVVEVTERPNIANDQEERVDTFQPPAPCGSTATPAKSENLPAIVQPVSAVKIIPQIDRTKKPSAKIPDADNRPRAESPTIGKQLISNGRVVPDRSTKPPLDAKASLREEEKGHLPAEKASQLEKSKQEKELQEKQQEEQREKLRQEKQVQEQRAREEQREKEGKEHLQKAKDKEKGEKDQPSSKGAAEKQEVENAPKELTDMKKGSRTENESPEVRKPDTDKIVVSEKDKVTWTPEMQRRRFAEESRASMRVDSGSGKTGVTGQPERDTPKPEAIRDDTEQDSEKNKSQREPLTRARSEEMGRIIPGLPLGWVKFLEPVTGTFRYYHTPTNTVHMYPPEMTQSATPPSTPPTHKPKTQAVDQREREHSKLKRSYSSPDITQAIQEEETKKITVKPTINRENKPVSYPKTEISRLSASQIRNLNPVFGGMGPALTGLRNLGNTCYMNSVLQCLCNAPHLADYFNRNLYQDDINRSNFLGHKGEIAEEFGIIVKALWTGQYRYISPKDFKFTIGKINDQFAGYSQQDSQELLLFLMDGLHEDLNKADNRKRYKEENNDNLDDFKAAELAWHKHKLLNESIIVALFQGQFKSTVQCLTCHKKSRTFEAFMHLSLPLASTSKCTLQECLRLFSKEEKLTDNNRFHCSHCKTRRDSLKKLEIWKLPPVLLVHLKRFSYDGRWKQKLQSSVDFPLENLDLSQYVIGPKSNLKRYNLFAVSNHYGGLDGGHYTAYCKNAAKQRWFKFDDHEVSDISASSVKSSAAYILLYTSFEQRTADIAT, encoded by the exons ATGCCTGCTGTGGCATCTGTACCTAAAGACCTATACCTCTGCACTTCATTGAAAGATCTTAACAAAAAGACAGAAGTAAAAGCTGATAAAACAAGTACTAAGAG TTATGTACAGAGTGCCCTCAAGATCTTCAAAGCAGCTGAGGAGTGCCGTTTGGACAGAGATGAAGAGAAGGCCTATGTACTTTACATGAAGTATGTGACTGTGTATAATCTCATTAAGAAGAGGACAGATTTCAAACAGCAACAA GATTACTTTCATTCAATGCTTGGACCTACAAACATAAAAAAGGCTATTGAAGAAGCTGAAAGACTTTCAGAAAGCCTTAAACTCAG ATATGAAGAAGCCGAAGTGCGGAAGaaactggaagaaaaggaaaggcaAGAGGAGCAACAGTTGAAAAAGCAGGAATTGAAAGATGATGCAAAAGTTTTAGCCAAAACCTCTTCAGAAGATTCATCAGATCCCAAAGGAAAAAATCAAATG ATCAATGGTGAGAAGAAGAGTTCAACAGAAATAAAGAACCAGCCTGAAACCG GAACAATCACAGCAGAGGAATTGTTTAAAATGATGATGGACAAAAGCATTAAGTTGATGATTATGGATGCTCGGTGCTTGAAGGATTACCAGGAGTCCTGCATTGCAAACTCTGTCTGTGTTCCAGAAGAAGCTATCAGTCCTGG AGTCACTGCTAACAGGATTGAGGCTAAACTCCCAGATACATCTaaagaaccatggaaggagagagGACAAGTTGATTATGTTGTTCTTCTTGACTGGTTTAGTTCGGCCAAAGACTTGCAATTAGGAACACCTCTGCGGAGCCTCAAAGATGCCCTTTTCAAG TGGGAAAGTAAAGCTGTACTGAAGAATGAGCCCTTGGTCTTGGAAGGGGGTTATGAGAACTGGCTCCTTTGCTATCCCCAGTATACAACAAATGCCAAAGTAACTCCACCGCAACATGACAGGAATGAAGCCGTTTCTGTCTCTC TGGATTTTACTTACCCATCTTTGGAAGAACCAGCTCCACCTCCAGTACCTGTTGTCCATGTAAAACCTTCTGTGGTGGAAGTTACCGAAAGACCTAATATTGCAAATGATCAAGAGGAGAGAGTGGACACGTTTCAACCACCAGCTCCTTGTGGATCAACTGCTACTCCTGCTAAGTCTGAAAACCTACCTGCCATAGTCCAACCAGTGTCTGCAGTAAAGATTATTCCTCAG ATTGATCGTACAAAAAAGCCTTCAGCAAAAATACCAGACGCTGATAACAGGCCAAGAGCTGAAAGCCCAACCATTGGCAAGCAGCTCATTTCAAATGGCAGAGTGGTTCCAGATCGTTCCACAAAGCCTCCCTTGGATGCTAAGGCCAGTCTGCGAGAGGAGGAGAAAGGCCACCTACCAGCGGAAAAGGCTTCCCAGTtggaaaaaagcaagcaagaaaaagaaCTGCAGGAGAAGCAACAGGAAGAACAGAGGGAGAAGCTGAGGCAGGAGAAGCAAGTACAAGAGCAGAGAGCGAGAGAGGagcagagggagaaggaaggcaaGGAGCACCTCCAGAAAGCAAAAGATaaagagaagggagaaaaagaCCAGCCGTCCAGCAAAGGGGCAGCTGAGAAGCAAGAGGTGGAGAATGCGCCCAAGGAGCTCACAGACATgaaaaaaggaagcagaactgaaaATGAATCCCCTGAAGTCAGAAAACCAGACACTGACAAAATAGTTGTAAGTGAAAAGGACAAGGTTACCTGGACACCAGAAATGCAGAGGCGCAGATTTGCAGAGGAGTCCCGGGCGTCCATGAGGGTGGATTCTGGCTCGGGCAAG ACTGGGGTTACAGGACAACCAGAAAGAGACACCCCAAAGCCAGAAGCCATTAGAGATGATACTGAACAAGACTctgaaaaaaataaa tctcagcgGGAGCCACTAACAAGGGCACGGAGTGAGGAGATGGGGAGGATAATACCAGGATTGCCACTTGGTTGGGTCAAG TTTCTGGAGCCAGTCACTGGGACTTTTCGTTACTACCACACTCCAACAAATACAGTTCACATGTATCCACCAGAAATGACTCAGTCCGCCACTCCACCATCGACCCCGCCAACACATAAACCAAAGACTCAGGCTGTTGATCAGCGAGAAAGGGAACATTCCAAATTGAAGCGCTCTTACTCCTCGCCAGACATAACCCAGGCTATTCAAGAGGAAGAGACAAAGAAAATCACCGTCAAGCCTACTATCAACCGTGAGAACAA ACCAGTAAGCTATCCTAAAACTGAAATCTCAAGGCTCTCTGCGTCTCAGATTCGTAATCTCAACCCTGTATTTGGCGGAATGGGACCAGCTCTGACCGGCCTCCGTAATTTGGGGAACACTTGCTATATGAACTCTGTGTTACAGTGCCTGTGTAATGCACCACACCTGGCTGATTATTTCAACAGAAACTTGTATCAAGATGATATCAaccg GTCAAATTTCTTAGGGCACAAAGGTGAAATTGCTGAGGAGTTTGGCATTATCGTGAAAGCTCTCTGGACCGGACAATACAGATATATCAGTCCAAAAGATTTTAAATTTACCATTGGGAAGATCAATGACCAATTTGCAGGGTACAGCCAGCAAGACTCTCAAGAATTGCTTCTGTTCTTAATGGATGGTCTACATGAAGATTTAAATAAA GCTGACAACAGAAAACGTTACAAAGAAGAAAATAATGATAATCTGGATGACTTCAAAGCGGCGGAACTTGCGTGGCACAAACACAAACTGCTCAATGAATCGATTATCGTTGCTCTCTTCCAAGGCCAGTTCAAATCCACAGTTCAGTGTCTTACGTGTCACAAAAAGTCTCGGACCTTTGAGGCTTTTATGCATTTGTCCTTGCCACTTGCATCTACCAGTAAATGCACCCTACAG gaaTGCCTTAGATTattctccaaagaagaaaaacTGACAGATAACAATAGATTTCATTGTAGTCATTGCAAAACCCGAAGAGATTCTTTGAAAAAATTAGAAATCTGGAAGCTGCCTCCTGTTTTGTTAGTGCACTTGAAGCG GTTTTCTTACGATGGacgatggaagcaaaagcttcagTCATCAGTGGACTTCCCATTGGAAAACCTTGACTTATCGCAATATGTTATTGGCCCAAAGAGTAACTTGAAGAGATATAACCTGTTTGCAGTATCT AATCATTACGGAGGGCTGGATGGAGGACATTACACAGCCTActgcaaaaatgctgccaaacagcGATGGTTTAAGTTTGATGATCATGAAGTCTCGGACATCTCTGCATCCTCTGTGAAATCCTCAGCTGCTTATATCCTCCTTTACACTTCTTTTGAACAGCGAACCGCCGATATAGCCACATAA